The following are encoded in a window of Cyprinus carpio isolate SPL01 chromosome B18, ASM1834038v1, whole genome shotgun sequence genomic DNA:
- the LOC109099360 gene encoding kinesin-like protein KIF23 isoform X2, translating to MIRQAKGKTPRRLPPKKASNSQKDPVGVYCRVRPLGAEDEECCIEVISNTTIQLHAPDGLKANRNGEFKETQYSFKKVFGIKTTQGELFEDVAKPLVEDIIHCKNGLLFTYGVTGSGKTHTMTGSPGQGGLLPRSLDMIFNSIGPYQAKRYVFKPDDKNGMEVQNQVDALLDRQKRDSQTTVPKTPTTRRIDPEFADMISPEEACKADGVDEDSSYSVFVSYIEIYNNYIYDLLEETPIDPIKPKPPQSKILREDQNHNMYVAGCTEVEVKSTEEAFEVFWRGQKKRRIANTQLNRESSRSHSVFIIKLAQAPLDADGDNVLQDKNQVNVSQLCLVDLAGSERTSRTRAEGSRLREAGNINQSLMTLRTCIEVLRENQMCGTNKMVPYRDSKVTHLFKNYFDGEGKVRMVVCVNPKADDYEETLLVMRFAEMTQEVEVARPVDRPICGFAAGRRQRNQAFKEELTRRLEERGGPLDGESPTVLNQLLQSFPPLPPCEISGPNDDVTLPRLIEALEKRHKIRQMMIEEYNKTANMLKSVLQEQDSNLLSKENFIQEQRGKLGEKDKMLQNQKNEIDRLEKKSKMLEYKIDILQKTTNIYEEDKRSLQHELESREQRLQREMSEKRRMEARMQGIVTDSKLKWEKECERRVNAKQLEMQNKLWVKDEKLKQLKAIVTEGKTENRQPQRPSREKDKVPAKRSASPSPVPTGPPVRPLHRRSHSAGGERWVDHKPNTNVDLDTVLQPNLPNAIKVNAPSEKALSKCDKYVLTHQEVASDGEIQTKLIKGEVFKTRGGGQAVQFTDIETLKQENPVAASRKRRSSETGPDGEPKEGDWTDVETRCSVAVEMRAGSNLGPGYQHHGYPKRRKP from the exons ATGATTAGGCAAGC GAAGGGCAAGACCCCCCGCCGCCTTCCTCCAAAAAAGGCTTCCAACAGTCAGAAGGACCCTGTTGGa GTGTACTGTCGCGTGCGGCCACTGGGTGCAGAAGATGAGGAATGCTGTATTGAGGTTATAAGCAACACCACCATTCAGCTACATGCCCCTGATGGGCTCAAAGCCAACAGAAATGGTGAATTCAAAGAG ACACAATATTCCTTCAAAAAAGTGTTTGGAATTAAAACGACACAGGGGGAATTATTTGAAGATGTTGCCAAACCTCTGGTAGAAGACATCATTCACTGTAAAAATG gTCTGTTGTTCACCTATGGTGTCACTGGCAGTGGTAAAACTCATACAATGACTGGCTCACCTGGTCAAGGTGGGCTGCTTCCGCGTTCACTCGACATGATCTTCAACAGCATCGGCCCCTACCAGGCCAAGAGATAT GTTTTCAAGCCTGATGATAAAAATGGCATGGAGGTGCAGAATCAGGTGGATGCGCTCTTGGACCGACAGAAGCGAGACAGCCAGACAACTGTACCAAAGACCCCAACAACAAG GCGAATTGACCCTGAGTTTGCTGACATGATCAGCCCAGAGGAGGCTTGTAAGGCAGATGGAGTGGATGAAGACAGCAGCTACAGTGTCTTTGTCTCTTACATTGAGATTTACAACAACTACATCTATGATCTTTTGGAAGAGACTCCCATTGACCCAATAAAACCCAA ACCACCCCAATCTAAAATACTGCGTGAAGATCAAAATCACAACATGTATGTGGCTGGGTGCACTGAGGTTGAGGTCAAGTCAACAGAGGAAGCTTTTGAAGTCTTTTGGAGAG GTCAGAAGAAGCGCAGGATTGCAAACACGCAACTGAACCGTGAGTCCAGCCGCTCTCACAGTGTGTTCATTATTAAATTGGCACAAGCACCTCTGGATGCAGATGGAGACAATGTGCTTCAG GATAAGAATCAGGTGAATGTGAGCCAGTTGTGTTTGGTGGATCTGGCTGGCAGTGAACGCACTAGCAGAACCCGAGCAGAGGGCAGCCGTCTTCGTGAAGCAG GCAACATCAATCAGTCTTTAATGACTCTGCGCACATGTATTGAAGTGCTAAGGGAGAATCAGATGTGTGGCACAAACAAG ATGGTTCCGTACAGAGACTCCAAAGTGACCCATCTATTCAAGAACTACTTTGATGGAGAAGGCAAAGTGAGGATGGTTGTGTGTGTAAATCCAAAAGCTGATGATTATGAGGAGACCTTG CTGGTGATGCGCTTTGCTGAGATGACTCAGGAGGTTGAAGTGGCCCGGCCCGTTGACAGGCCCATATGTGGTTTCGCTGCTGGTCGCCGACAGAGAAACCAGGCCTTCAAAGAGGAGCTTACCCGCAGGCTGGAGGAACGTGGTGGTCCTCTagatggag AGTCTCCAACAGTATTGAACCAGCTGCTTCAGTCcttccctcctcttcctccctgtGAGATCTCTGGGCCTAACGATGATGTTACACTGCCCAGACTCATTGAGGCCCTGGAGAAGAGACACAAGATTCGACAGATGATGATCGAGGAGTACAATAAAACTG CCAACATGCTGAAGTCTGTGCTTCAAGAGCAGGACAGCAACCTGCTCTCCAAGGAGAACTTTATCCAAGAGCAACGTGGCAAGCTTGGTGAAAAGGACAAAATGCTCCAAAACCAGAAGAATGAGATTGATCGTCTGGAAAAGAAATCCAAGATGCTGGAATACAAG ATTGACATTCTACAGAAAACTACCAACATCTATGAAGAGGACAAGCGATCTCTACAGCACGAACTGGAGAGCAGAGAACAGAGGCTGCAAAGGGAAATGTCTGAAAAGAGACGCATGGAAGCACGCATGCAAGGCATTGTCACTGACTCCAAGCTTAAGTGGGAGAaggagtgt GAGAGGCGGGTAAATGCCAAGCAGCTGGAAATGCAGAATAAGCTGTGGGTGAAGGATGAGAAACTCAAACAGCTCAAAGCCATCGTGACTGAGGGAAAGACGGAGAACCGGCAGCCACAGCGGCCTTCCAGAGAAAAGGACAAAGTGCCTGCCAAGAGATCCGCTTCCCCGTCACCTGTTCCT ACTGGGCCGCCGGTTCGGCCTCTACACAGACGCTCGCACTCCGCAGGTGGGGAGAGGTGGGTTGATCATAAACCCAACACTAACGTTGACCTGGACACAGTTCTGCAGCCAAACCTCCCCAATGCCATCAAAGTGAATGCTCCCAGTGAGAAAGCTCTGTCCAAATGTGACAAGTACGTTCTGACGCACCAGGAAGTTGCATCAGATGGAGAGATTCAGACCAAGCTAATCAAG GGTGAAGTGTTCAAAACTAGAGGTGGAGGACAGGCTGTTCAGTTCACAGATATCGAAACGCTCAAGCAGGAAAACCCCGTTGCGGCCAG CCGTAAGAGACGATCATCAGAGACTGGCCCAGATGGTGAGCCTAAGGAAGGAGACTGGACTGATGTGGAGACGAGG TGCTCTGTGGCAGTGGAGATGAGAGCTGGCTCAAACCTGGGACCTGGATACCAGCATCACGGATATCCAAA ACGCAGAAAGCCTTGA
- the LOC109109979 gene encoding protein FAM180A-like, which translates to MLLTQIKVVCVVLCLIGFREPWNNSDVTAVLHGGLGHQGFIRSVNDANLMFEFLWIGLEIDADNNVVMRDQEIASMRQGRAFLSLINDSIPKTVSAVEKLLAMLEEQDNSFTQARFETLLLGTIYSAYQARNQRLESEQQAWMDILGRFANVTFVQLRKS; encoded by the exons aTGTTGTTGACTCAGATTAAAGTGGTATGTGTTGTCCTGTGCCTCATTGGCTTCAGGGAGCCCTGGAATAACTCAG ATGTTACAGCGGTTCTGCACGGAGGACTCGGACATCAAGGTTTTATCAGATCTGTAAATGATGCTAACCTGATGTTTGAG TTCTTATGGATTGGACTGGAGATTGATGCTGACAATAATGTTGTCATGCGGGATCAAGAAATTGCATCGATGCGACAAGGGCGAGCTTTCTTATCTCTCATAAATGACAGTATCCCAAAGACTGTCTCTGCAGTGGAGAAGTTACTGGCTATGCTGGAAGAGCAAGACAACTCTTTCACTCAGGCCCGTTTTGAGACCCTCCTCCTTGGGACTATCTATTCAGCCTACCAGGCACGAAACCAGAGGCTAGAGTCAGAGCAGCAGGCCTGGATGGATATTCTTGGTCGTTTTGCAAATGTTACTTTCGTTCAGCTACGCAAGTCTTAA
- the LOC109110490 gene encoding DNA damage-binding protein 2 encodes MARGTAQTDSSASKQTKNVNSKKRPNEEQTQTLSKKQKAKNEGKTAQKTETYIQASVKWIGGQKKVGQTSILHYIYKSSLGQSIHAQLRQCLQEPFIRSLRAYKLHRTASPFDRRVTCLEWHPTHPTTVAVGSKGGDIILWDYDMLNKRTFIQGMGPGDAITGMKFNQFNTNQLFVSSIWGATTLRDFTGSVVQVFAKTDSWDYWYCCVDVSVSRQMLVTGDSTGRLHLLGLDGHEIFKEKLHKAKVTHAEFNPRCDWLMATSSVDATVKLWDLRNIKDKSSYITELLHEKPVNSAYFNPTDSTKLLTTDQRNQIRVYCSYDWSKPYQIIVHPHRQFQHLTPIKATWHSMYDLIVAGRYPDDQVLVNDKRTIDIYDANSGGIVHQLRDPNAAGIISLNKFSPAGDVLASGMGYNILIWNREDKLNSVNGKQTMETVEDSGGRPGTSRSQRSTQQRTNRDRRAAADDAKLKKKLSSSTEAKSKTKSKTECKTSKAKKK; translated from the exons atggCGCGAGGAACGGCTCAGACAGATTCCTCTGCATCGAAGCAGACGAAGAATGTCAATTCAAAGAAAAGACCGAATGAAGAACAAACTCAAACACTCTCCAAGAAGCAGAAAGCCAAAAATGAAGGCAAAACAGCGCAAAAAACTG AAACCTACATACAAGCAAGTGTCAAATGGATTGGAGGTCAGAAAAAAGTGGGACAAACAAGTATCCTTCACTACATTTACAAAAGCTCCTTGGGACAGAGCATCCATGCTCAACTGCGCCAG TGTCTGCAAGAGCCTTTTATACGCTCACTTAGAGCCTACAAACTTCACCGCACAGCCAGCCCCTTCGATCGGAGGGTCACTTGTCTGGAATGGCATCCCACCCATCCCACCACTGTTGCAGTGGGCTCCAAGGGAGGAGACATCATCCTGTGGGATTATGATATGCTGAATAAGAGAACCTTCATACAGGGG ATGGGTCCTGGAGATGCCATAACAGGCATGAAGTTTAACCAATTCAATACCAATCAGCTGTTTGTCTCATCTATTTGGGGTGCTACCACCCTTCGGGATTTCACTGGATCGGTTGTACAAGTCTTTGCCAAAACAGATTCATGGGA TTACTGGTACTGCTGTGTGGACGTGTCTGTTAGTCGTCAGATGCTTGTGACTGGAGACAGTACTGGACGACTACATCTGCTTGGCCTTGATGGACATGAG attttcaAAGAGAAGCTGCACAAAGCCAAAGTGACCCATGCAGAATTCAACCctcgttgtgattggctgatggctACATCCTCTGTTGATGCTACAGTAAAGCTGTGGGACCTCAGAAATATTAAAGACAAAAGCAGTTATATCACTGAATTGCTTCATGAAAAACCAGTCAATTCTG CGTACTTTAATCCAACAGACAGCACCAAGCTCCTGACTACAGACCAGAGGAACCAGATCAGGGTATATTGTTCTTATGACTGGTCTAAACCTTATCAAATAATTGTTCATCCTCATCGACAGTTCCAGCACTTAACACCCATCAAG GCAACCTGGCATTCCATGTATGACCTCATCGTGGCTGGCCGTTACCCAGATGATCAAGTTTTAGTCAATGACAAGAGAACTATTGACATTTATGATGCCAACAGTGGTGGGATTGTGCATCAGCTGAGAGACCCCAATGCAGCTGGGATCATAtct ctcaaCAAGTTTAGTCCAGCTGGAGATGTGCTGGCTTCTGGAAtgg GCTATAACATTTTGATCTGGAACCGAGAGGACAAACTGAACAGTGTTAATGGGAAACAGACAATGGAGACAGTGGAGGACAGTGGAGGCAGACCTGGAACCTCCAGATCCCAGCGTAGCACTCAGCAGCGCACAAATAGAGACAGAAGAGCGGCTGCTGATGATGCCAAGCTCAAGAAAAAGCTGTCATCATCAACAGAGGCCAAGTCCAAGACCAAGAGCAAGACAGAATGCAAGACatcaaaagcaaagaaaaagtga
- the LOC109099360 gene encoding kinesin-like protein KIF23 isoform X1 produces MIRQAKGKTPRRLPPKKASNSQKDPVGVYCRVRPLGAEDEECCIEVISNTTIQLHAPDGLKANRNGEFKETQYSFKKVFGIKTTQGELFEDVAKPLVEDIIHCKNGLLFTYGVTGSGKTHTMTGSPGQGGLLPRSLDMIFNSIGPYQAKRYVFKPDDKNGMEVQNQVDALLDRQKRDSQTTVPKTPTTRRIDPEFADMISPEEACKADGVDEDSSYSVFVSYIEIYNNYIYDLLEETPIDPIKPKPPQSKILREDQNHNMYVAGCTEVEVKSTEEAFEVFWRGQKKRRIANTQLNRESSRSHSVFIIKLAQAPLDADGDNVLQDKNQVNVSQLCLVDLAGSERTSRTRAEGSRLREAGNINQSLMTLRTCIEVLRENQMCGTNKMVPYRDSKVTHLFKNYFDGEGKVRMVVCVNPKADDYEETLLVMRFAEMTQEVEVARPVDRPICGFAAGRRQRNQAFKEELTRRLEERGGPLDGESPTVLNQLLQSFPPLPPCEISGPNDDVTLPRLIEALEKRHKIRQMMIEEYNKTANMLKSVLQEQDSNLLSKENFIQEQRGKLGEKDKMLQNQKNEIDRLEKKSKMLEYKIDILQKTTNIYEEDKRSLQHELESREQRLQREMSEKRRMEARMQGIVTDSKLKWEKECERRVNAKQLEMQNKLWVKDEKLKQLKAIVTEGKTENRQPQRPSREKDKVPAKRSASPSPVPSPYHASQSSLSSLEPIYNFSQTVRPDPHFLRPGSVSVASCISEWEQGVPQSRRQGSQSPPDRRKRAQGLPDSLSRRRGRCWAREVPVQPAEVDLEETGHWTGPPVRPLHRRSHSAGGERWVDHKPNTNVDLDTVLQPNLPNAIKVNAPSEKALSKCDKYVLTHQEVASDGEIQTKLIKGEVFKTRGGGQAVQFTDIETLKQENPVAASRKRRSSETGPDGEPKEGDWTDVETRCSVAVEMRAGSNLGPGYQHHGYPKRRKP; encoded by the exons ATGATTAGGCAAGC GAAGGGCAAGACCCCCCGCCGCCTTCCTCCAAAAAAGGCTTCCAACAGTCAGAAGGACCCTGTTGGa GTGTACTGTCGCGTGCGGCCACTGGGTGCAGAAGATGAGGAATGCTGTATTGAGGTTATAAGCAACACCACCATTCAGCTACATGCCCCTGATGGGCTCAAAGCCAACAGAAATGGTGAATTCAAAGAG ACACAATATTCCTTCAAAAAAGTGTTTGGAATTAAAACGACACAGGGGGAATTATTTGAAGATGTTGCCAAACCTCTGGTAGAAGACATCATTCACTGTAAAAATG gTCTGTTGTTCACCTATGGTGTCACTGGCAGTGGTAAAACTCATACAATGACTGGCTCACCTGGTCAAGGTGGGCTGCTTCCGCGTTCACTCGACATGATCTTCAACAGCATCGGCCCCTACCAGGCCAAGAGATAT GTTTTCAAGCCTGATGATAAAAATGGCATGGAGGTGCAGAATCAGGTGGATGCGCTCTTGGACCGACAGAAGCGAGACAGCCAGACAACTGTACCAAAGACCCCAACAACAAG GCGAATTGACCCTGAGTTTGCTGACATGATCAGCCCAGAGGAGGCTTGTAAGGCAGATGGAGTGGATGAAGACAGCAGCTACAGTGTCTTTGTCTCTTACATTGAGATTTACAACAACTACATCTATGATCTTTTGGAAGAGACTCCCATTGACCCAATAAAACCCAA ACCACCCCAATCTAAAATACTGCGTGAAGATCAAAATCACAACATGTATGTGGCTGGGTGCACTGAGGTTGAGGTCAAGTCAACAGAGGAAGCTTTTGAAGTCTTTTGGAGAG GTCAGAAGAAGCGCAGGATTGCAAACACGCAACTGAACCGTGAGTCCAGCCGCTCTCACAGTGTGTTCATTATTAAATTGGCACAAGCACCTCTGGATGCAGATGGAGACAATGTGCTTCAG GATAAGAATCAGGTGAATGTGAGCCAGTTGTGTTTGGTGGATCTGGCTGGCAGTGAACGCACTAGCAGAACCCGAGCAGAGGGCAGCCGTCTTCGTGAAGCAG GCAACATCAATCAGTCTTTAATGACTCTGCGCACATGTATTGAAGTGCTAAGGGAGAATCAGATGTGTGGCACAAACAAG ATGGTTCCGTACAGAGACTCCAAAGTGACCCATCTATTCAAGAACTACTTTGATGGAGAAGGCAAAGTGAGGATGGTTGTGTGTGTAAATCCAAAAGCTGATGATTATGAGGAGACCTTG CTGGTGATGCGCTTTGCTGAGATGACTCAGGAGGTTGAAGTGGCCCGGCCCGTTGACAGGCCCATATGTGGTTTCGCTGCTGGTCGCCGACAGAGAAACCAGGCCTTCAAAGAGGAGCTTACCCGCAGGCTGGAGGAACGTGGTGGTCCTCTagatggag AGTCTCCAACAGTATTGAACCAGCTGCTTCAGTCcttccctcctcttcctccctgtGAGATCTCTGGGCCTAACGATGATGTTACACTGCCCAGACTCATTGAGGCCCTGGAGAAGAGACACAAGATTCGACAGATGATGATCGAGGAGTACAATAAAACTG CCAACATGCTGAAGTCTGTGCTTCAAGAGCAGGACAGCAACCTGCTCTCCAAGGAGAACTTTATCCAAGAGCAACGTGGCAAGCTTGGTGAAAAGGACAAAATGCTCCAAAACCAGAAGAATGAGATTGATCGTCTGGAAAAGAAATCCAAGATGCTGGAATACAAG ATTGACATTCTACAGAAAACTACCAACATCTATGAAGAGGACAAGCGATCTCTACAGCACGAACTGGAGAGCAGAGAACAGAGGCTGCAAAGGGAAATGTCTGAAAAGAGACGCATGGAAGCACGCATGCAAGGCATTGTCACTGACTCCAAGCTTAAGTGGGAGAaggagtgt GAGAGGCGGGTAAATGCCAAGCAGCTGGAAATGCAGAATAAGCTGTGGGTGAAGGATGAGAAACTCAAACAGCTCAAAGCCATCGTGACTGAGGGAAAGACGGAGAACCGGCAGCCACAGCGGCCTTCCAGAGAAAAGGACAAAGTGCCTGCCAAGAGATCCGCTTCCCCGTCACCTGTTCCT TCTCCCTACCATGCCTCTCAGTCATCCCTCTCCTCCCTGGAGCCTATATATAACTTCTCTCAGACGGTCAGGCCAGATCCTCACTTCCTCAGACCAGGCAGTGTGTCTGTGGCCTCCTGCATCTCCGAGTGGGAGCAGGGTGTCCCGCAGTCTCGCAGGCAGGGTAGCCAGTCTCCTCCAGACCGTAGGAAGAGAGCTCAGGGCCTTCCCGACAGTCTTAGCAGGAGAAGAGGCAGGTGTTGGGCCAGAGAGGTGCCTGTCCAGCCAGCAGAGGTAGACCTAGAGGAAACGGGTCACTGG ACTGGGCCGCCGGTTCGGCCTCTACACAGACGCTCGCACTCCGCAGGTGGGGAGAGGTGGGTTGATCATAAACCCAACACTAACGTTGACCTGGACACAGTTCTGCAGCCAAACCTCCCCAATGCCATCAAAGTGAATGCTCCCAGTGAGAAAGCTCTGTCCAAATGTGACAAGTACGTTCTGACGCACCAGGAAGTTGCATCAGATGGAGAGATTCAGACCAAGCTAATCAAG GGTGAAGTGTTCAAAACTAGAGGTGGAGGACAGGCTGTTCAGTTCACAGATATCGAAACGCTCAAGCAGGAAAACCCCGTTGCGGCCAG CCGTAAGAGACGATCATCAGAGACTGGCCCAGATGGTGAGCCTAAGGAAGGAGACTGGACTGATGTGGAGACGAGG TGCTCTGTGGCAGTGGAGATGAGAGCTGGCTCAAACCTGGGACCTGGATACCAGCATCACGGATATCCAAA ACGCAGAAAGCCTTGA
- the paqr5a gene encoding LOW QUALITY PROTEIN: membrane progestin receptor gamma-A (The sequence of the model RefSeq protein was modified relative to this genomic sequence to represent the inferred CDS: deleted 1 base in 1 codon; substituted 1 base at 1 genomic stop codon), whose translation MLNLIKLPQVFTINQVPKVFHEDGIISGYRHPCSSAKDCVLSLFQLTNETLNIWTNFLPTWFFLWKLTVVLVQDDWQDPFTWPLVVFLLSCCVYPLASSCAHTFSTMSERARHICFFFDYGALSFYSLGSAITYSSYSFPDKWVDSRFFKXYFVLYVFCYVFYIELVCYSRLGLPFFQYNHHSIKSCSGKLDQKLSKCLRIIAFVYPYLFDNIPLFYRIFVCTGEGCTVNEANTVHYQHTSLAVLTGFLFATHLPERLAPGSFDYIGHSHQLFHVFAIIGTYFQMTAIELDMAARKQWLHAHFPAVTLSDTLGAAFFSVVCGLCIVYGFSLALFSTRGVKDKLI comes from the exons ATGCTCAATCTCATCAAGCTACCTCAAGTGTTCACCATCAACCAAGTTccaaaa GTCTTCCATGAGGATGGCATCATTTCAGGGTATCGCCACCCATGCAGCTCTGCCAAAGACTGTGTGCTTAGTCTTTTCCAGCTAACGAATGAAACCCTCAATATTTGGACTAATTTTCTGCCTACATG GTTTTTCTTATGGAAACTGACAGTAGTACTAGTGCAGGATGACTGGCAGGATCCTTTCACCTGGCCCTTGGTGGTGTTCCTTTTGTCATGCTGCGTGTACCCACTCGCTTCCAGCTGTGCTCATACCTTCAGTACCATGTCAGAGAGGGCTAGGCACATCTGCTTCTTCTTTGATTATGGAGCACTCAGCTTCTACAGCCTTG GTTCTGCCATCACCTACTCTTCTTATTCATTTCCAGATAAATGGGTCGAT agtagattttttaaataatattttgttttatatgttttttgttatgttttttatattgaattGGTTTGCTACTCAAG ACTTGGTTTACCATTTTTTCAGTATAATCATCACAGCATTAAAAG TTGTTCTGGAAAATTAGATCAGAAACTCAGTAAATGTCTACGGATAATCGCCTTTGTCTATCCATATCTCTTTGACAACATCCCTCTCTTTTATAGA ATCTTTGTGTGCACTGGTGAGGGTTGCACTGTTAATGAAGCCAATACTGTTCACTATCAGCACACGTCATTGGCTGTCCTCACTGGCTTTCTTTTTGCCACACACCTGCCTGAACGCTTGGCTCCTGGCAGTTTTGACTACATAG GTCACAGTCATCAGCTCTTCCATGTGTTCGCTATTATTGGCACGTATTTCCAGATGACTGCCATTGAACTTGACATGGCTGCACGAAAGCAGTGGCTTCATGCTCATTTTCCAGCAGTCACCCTTTCAGACACTCTGGGAGCTGCATTCTTTAGTGTGGTCTGCGGCCTTTGTATAGTATATGGCTTCAGTCTGGCACTTTTCTCCACTAGAGGTGTAAAGGACAAATTAATTTGA